In the Thermodesulfovibrio yellowstonii DSM 11347 genome, one interval contains:
- a CDS encoding ribonuclease Z has protein sequence MARLFHYRVINNAFGDPCVFLRLLRERRAFLFDVGDIRKIPFNEILKVSDIFVTHTHIDHFIGFDQVIRAVLRRQEPLRVFGPKNLIECVHGKLKGYTWNLVADYPLQIEAYAITENRLKRAKFVASNSFKIEKLKDLSIKDNIIVQEPLFKVKAIELSHGIPVIAYSIEEDFHININKVELQNSGFQIGPWLGELKKLIKQNYEYEPIKMLEPKNKSSNIIVETPKGKFKIEELFSLLKITKGEKISYVMDVSPTEENIEKIVEFVKGSDILFCEAYFLNKDKDRALERNHLTAAVAGTIAREAKVEELVILHISPKYIENPQEIYKEVELSRSGVLL, from the coding sequence GTGGCAAGACTTTTTCATTATAGAGTTATAAACAATGCCTTTGGAGACCCTTGTGTTTTTTTGCGACTTCTTAGAGAAAGAAGAGCCTTCCTGTTTGATGTAGGAGATATAAGAAAAATTCCATTTAATGAAATTCTTAAAGTAAGTGATATCTTCGTTACCCATACTCATATTGACCACTTCATAGGATTTGACCAAGTTATACGAGCTGTTTTAAGAAGACAGGAACCTCTTAGAGTTTTTGGACCTAAAAACCTCATTGAATGCGTTCATGGAAAGCTTAAAGGATATACATGGAATCTTGTTGCTGATTATCCCCTTCAGATTGAAGCCTATGCTATTACAGAAAATAGGCTTAAAAGAGCAAAATTTGTAGCTTCAAATAGTTTTAAAATTGAAAAACTAAAAGATTTGTCAATAAAAGATAATATAATAGTTCAAGAGCCTTTGTTTAAAGTTAAAGCAATTGAGCTTTCTCATGGCATACCTGTTATTGCCTATTCCATAGAAGAAGATTTTCATATAAATATCAACAAAGTAGAACTTCAAAATTCAGGATTTCAGATAGGACCATGGCTTGGAGAGTTAAAAAAATTAATAAAACAGAATTATGAATATGAACCAATAAAAATGCTTGAACCCAAAAATAAATCTTCAAATATCATAGTAGAAACTCCAAAGGGAAAGTTTAAAATTGAAGAACTTTTTTCTCTTTTAAAAATTACAAAGGGTGAGAAAATTTCCTATGTCATGGATGTCTCTCCCACAGAAGAAAATATTGAAAAAATAGTTGAATTTGTAAAAGGCTCTGATATCCTTTTCTGTGAAGCATATTTCCTTAATAAAGACAAAGACAGAGCACTTGAAAGAAATCATCTAACAGCAGCAGTTGCAGGAACAATTGCCAGAGAAGCAAAGGTTGAAGAGCTTGTAATACTTCATATTTCTCCCAAATATATTGAAAATCCTCAAGAGATTTATAAAGAGGTGGAACTATCAAGATCAGGCGTTTTACTGTAA
- the galT gene encoding galactose-1-phosphate uridylyltransferase has product MSELRRDPISGRWVIIAVERGKRPSDFASVSQKRKIKGFCPFCPGNEYTAPQEIIAFRPPNTAPNTPGWTLRVVPNKFPALQIHGELNKRGEGIYDKMNGIGAHEVIIETPDHLLSLSTMSLKAVEDVLWAYYFRITDLKKDVRFKYVLVFKNEGEAAGASIEHTHSQLIALPIIPHIVKDEMNSAKRYFELRDRCIFCDIIAQELEFEKRIIYQNDAYIVLAPFAPREPFETWILPKRHESRFEPREKSFSLLAETLQTTLKKLDAVLETPPYNYVIHTSPFQDEINEYYHWHIEIIPKLTKTAGFEWGSGFFINPTPPEEAAKFMREAKI; this is encoded by the coding sequence ATGTCAGAACTGAGAAGAGATCCTATATCTGGAAGATGGGTTATTATTGCAGTTGAAAGAGGTAAAAGACCTTCTGATTTTGCATCCGTAAGTCAAAAAAGAAAAATTAAAGGATTCTGTCCTTTTTGTCCAGGTAATGAATATACAGCACCACAGGAAATAATTGCTTTCAGACCACCAAATACAGCTCCAAATACACCTGGCTGGACATTAAGGGTGGTTCCGAATAAATTTCCTGCATTGCAGATTCATGGAGAACTTAACAAAAGAGGTGAAGGGATTTATGATAAGATGAACGGTATCGGTGCTCATGAGGTAATTATAGAAACACCTGACCATCTTTTGTCTCTTTCTACAATGTCACTTAAAGCAGTTGAAGATGTTTTATGGGCTTACTATTTTAGAATTACAGACCTTAAAAAAGATGTTCGTTTTAAATATGTTCTTGTTTTTAAAAATGAAGGTGAAGCAGCAGGTGCATCAATTGAACATACTCATAGCCAGTTAATTGCTTTACCAATTATTCCTCATATTGTAAAAGATGAAATGAATTCAGCTAAAAGATATTTTGAATTAAGAGACAGATGTATATTCTGTGACATAATAGCGCAGGAACTTGAGTTTGAAAAAAGAATAATTTATCAAAATGATGCTTATATTGTTTTAGCACCATTTGCACCAAGAGAACCATTTGAAACATGGATATTACCCAAAAGACACGAATCCCGTTTTGAACCAAGAGAAAAAAGCTTTAGCCTTCTTGCAGAAACCCTTCAGACAACTCTTAAAAAGCTGGATGCAGTTCTTGAAACTCCTCCATATAACTATGTAATTCACACTTCTCCCTTTCAGGATGAGATAAATGAATACTATCACTGGCATATTGAGATAATTCCAAAGCTTACAAAGACAGCAGGATTTGAATGGGGTTCAGGATTTTTTATAAATCCAACTCCGCCCGAAGAAGCTGCTAAGTTTATGCGGGAGGCTAAAATATGA